Proteins encoded by one window of Lasioglossum baleicum unplaced genomic scaffold, iyLasBale1 scaffold1889, whole genome shotgun sequence:
- the LOC143221080 gene encoding uncharacterized protein LOC143221080 gives MGDINDEIPEDEEEILVYVEFEGLDGNVFSERQLQLDMIGIDTEHPIMQINGKFYEGTYEDVIGTYLFFMKHDKSMIDDPVFDIAPNFKYFGKTRKLLRMQRIFIKSRTEVLGDSENNQCIPNLNTLKQAGIPFQYQKRALSFWRTMRNNRLSALHSYLEKQRIRQQKKSQGIILESESDEDNPFAMYKQKEEIDDLNKSSDSKKELSYSEDRFDLKFTYPKEINDLNDTGNSCQNLNEHKASLESESLVSKDDDCCFIRPEKDYETKVSCKRKTSMTHNKQKVEFKTIHTLHAKDRSLSFDKSVESNKSNINEASSSLENIENENGEKNDKCELTDQTDLSNNKIIKELKREAKMKEISQQLKKIAKEHLQSHTKII, from the exons atGGGTGACATTAATGATGAAATACCTGAAGATGAGGAAGAAATTCTCGTATACGTAGAATTCGAAGGACTTGATGGAAATGTGTTCAGCGAAAGGCAATTGCAATTAGATATGATTGGTATAGACACGGAACATCCGATCATGCAAATTAACGGAAag TTTTATGAGGGTACATATGAAGATGTTATCGGGACTTACCTATTTTTTATGAAACATGATAAATCTATGATCGATGATCCTGTTTTTGATATTGCtccaaattttaaatattttggtaAAACTAGGAAACTTCTAAGAATGCAAAGAATTTTCATAAAATCTAGAACAGAAGTTCTAGGTGATTCTGAAAATAATCAGTGCATTCCAAATTTAAATACACTTAAGCAAGCTGGAATACCATTTCAATACCAAAAAAGAG CACTTTCATTTTGGAGGACTATGCGGAATAATAGGTTAAGTGCATTACATTCGTATTTAGAGAAACAACGAATCAGGCAACAAAAGAAATCTCAAGGTATAATATTAGAGTCCGAATCTGACGAAGATAATCCGTTTGCTATGTATAAACAGAAAGAAGAAATTGATGATTTAAATAAGTCTTCTGATTCAAAAAAGGAATTAAGTTACTCTGAAGATCGATTTGATTTGAAATTTACATAtcctaaagaaattaatgatttaAATGATACTGGAAATAGTTGTCAAAATCTAAACGAACATAAAGCATCCTTAGAGTCAGAATCTTTAGTTTCAAAAGATGATGATTGTTGTTTTATTCGACCTGAAAAAGACTATGAAACTAAAGTATCTTGCAAAAGAAAGACAAGTATGACTCATAATAAGCAAAAAGTAGAATTTAAAACAATACATACATTACACGCAAAAGACAGAAGTCTGTCGTTTGAT aaaTCGGTCGAGTCGAATAAATCTAACATTAACGAAGCTTCAAGTTCActcgaaaatattgaaaatgaaaatggagaaaaaaatgataaatgcGAATTAACTGATCAAACAGatttaagtaataataaaattataaaagaacTTAAACGAGAAGCAAAAATGAAAGAGATTTCACAACAATTAAAGAAAATAGCAAAGGAACATTTACAATCGCATACAAAAATAATCTAA
- the LOC143221083 gene encoding amidophosphoribosyltransferase-like, translated as MTGLTHECGVFGCIAAGDWPSQIDVAQVICLGLVALQHRGQESAGIVTSEGVCSKSFHVHKGMGMINNIFNDENMKKLRGNLGIGHTRYSTSAASEEVNCQPFVVHTAHGALAVAHNGELVNTESLRKMVLGRGVGLSTYSDSELITQALCLNPPEGEVSGPDWPARIKHLMQLAPLSYSLVIMQRDKIYGVRDPYGNRPLCLGKIVPIGNLGNESDDDDEAEGWVISSESCGFLSIGARYVREVFPGEIVELTREGIKTIDIVDRPDKKPQAFCIFEYVYFARSDSIFEGQMVYSVRMQCGRELALESPVEADIVSSVPESGTAAAHGYARQSQIPFAEVLCKNRYVGRTFIQPSTRLRQLGVAKKFGALSENVKGKKLILIDDSIVRGNTIGPIIKLLRDAGAKEVHIRIASPPLKYPCYMGINIPTREELIANKLDNVKLAKHVGADSLTYLSVNGLVKAVRFGMDNRESSYIGHCTACLTGDYPDELPGDLDW; from the exons ATGACTGGCCTAACGCATGAATGTGGAGTCTTTGGATGTATTGCTGCAGGTGATTGGCCGTCTCAAATTGATGTTGCTCAAGTAATTTGTTTag GTTTAGTAGCGTTACAACACAGAGGTCAAGAAAGTGCTGGCATCGTCACAAGTGAAGGTGTATGCTCAAAATCTTTTCATGTCCATAAGGGCATGGGAATGATTAATAACATTTTCAATGATGAAAACATGAAAAAACTCAGGGGAAATCTTGGAATTGGTCATACTAGATACAGTACAAGCGCAGCAAGCGAAGAAGTTAATTGTCAACCATTTGTGGTACATACTGCCCATGGGGCATTAGCAGTTGCTCACAATGGAGAATTAGTAAATACGGAATCATTAAGAAAAATG GTATTGGGTCGTGGAGTTGGTTTATCAACTTATTCAGATTCTGAATTAATAACACAAGCACTTTGTTTAAATCCTCCAGAAGGCGAAGTTAGTGGTCCCGATTGGCCAGCACGTATAAAACATCTTATGCAATTAGCACCATTATCATATTCATTAGTAATTATGCAAAGGGACAAGATATATGGTGTTAGAGATCCTTATGGAAATCGTCCTTTATGTCTTGGAAaaattgtaccaattggtaatttaG GGAATGAATCAGATGATGACGACGAAGCTGAAGGTTGGGTTATTTCATCTGAATCTTGTGGTTTTTTAAGTATTGGAGCACGATATGTGCGTGAAGTATTTCCTGGGGAAATTGTAGAATTAACACGTGAGGGTATTAAAACTATAGATATCGTTGACAGACCAGATAAAAAACCTCAAGCATTTTGTATCTTCGAATATGTGTACTTTGCACGTAGTGACAGTATTTTTGAAG GTCAAATGGTATATTCTGTTCGTATGCAATGTGGACGAGAACTTGCTTTAGAATCTCCAGTAGAAGCAGATATAGTTAGTTCAGTACCTGAATCTGGGACAGCAGCAGCACATGGCTATGCCAGACAG TCTCAGATACCTTTTGCGGAAGTATTGTGCAAAAACAGATACGTTGGCAGAACATTTATTCAGCCTAGCACACGACTCAGACAACTTGGTGTGGCAAAAAAATTTGGAGCTTTATCAGAAAATGTGAAAGGAAAAAAACTAATCCTTATAGATGATTCAATTGTTAGAGGAAATACTATTGGACCTATTATTAAGTTACTTCGCGATGCAGGAGCGAAAGAa GTTCATATTAGAATAGCTTCTCCTCCTTTAAAGTATCCTTGCTATATGGGAATTAATATACCAACAAGAGAAGAATTAATTGCTAATAAATTGGATAATGTTAAATTGGCAAAACATGTTGGAGCTGATAGTTTAACATACCTTTCAGTAAATGGACTCGTAAAAGCCGTAAGATTCGGTATGGATAATCGAGAAAGTAGTTATATTGGCCATTGTACTGCTTGTTTAACAGGGGACTACCCTGATGAACTTCCTGGTGATTTAGATTGGTAA